The proteins below come from a single Papaver somniferum cultivar HN1 chromosome 11, ASM357369v1, whole genome shotgun sequence genomic window:
- the LOC113320321 gene encoding probable WRKY transcription factor 41 codes for MSEKTNEIMLGLDHKPLIMNEIIQARELVKELQTQLNPTSSSSRKVLITRILSSFENSLSMLDRVKLEKKSTMEWPGHVSGSPVSDCESDLYGDGSRKRCRKKLARWTQKVRVCEQTGLEGPLDDRYSWRKYGQKDIIDAKYPRGYYKCTFQKTQGCSAMKQVQRSELDSSIFNITYIGNHSCVEGSELVSPGQCSPIKQESSNHIINQPREKKSAEVTFISFQTSSYRQVVKEEEDFGNLRELDSFPSFSSPSLKVENRLLETTSTNSSPTYISTPTTAESNYNLEGRSGEQNIFQNTADSHDSKIDEMTVSSPEAHPISVANDSPTTLDSCWNWDFLVHYGPPHFL; via the exons ATGAGTGAGAAAACTAATGAGATTATGCTTGGGTTAGATCACAAGCCGTTAATTATGAATGAGATAATCCAAGCAAGAGAATTAGTAAAGGAGCTACAAACTCAGCTTAACcctacttcatcttcttctcgtAAAGTTCTTATAACAAGGATCTTATCTTCCTTTGAAAATTCCCTTTCCATGCTAGATCGAGTCAAGTTGGAAAAGAAATCAACTATGGAGTGGCCGGGTCATGTCAGTGGAAGTCCTGTAAGCGATTGTGAATCGGATCTCTATGGAGATGGTTCAAGAAAGAG ATGTCGGAAAAAGTTGGCGAGATGGACCCAAAAGGTGCGAGTTTGTGAGCAGACAGGCCTGGAAGGACCCCTAGATGATAGATACAGTTGGAGAAAATATGGACAGAAAGATATCATTGATGCCAAGTACCCTAG AGGTTATTACAAGTGTACTTTTCAAAAAACTCAAGGTTGCTCGGCAATGAAACAAGTGCAACGATCCGAACTAGATTCGtccatcttcaacattacttatATAGGAAATCATAGTTGTGTTGAAGGCTCGGAGTTAGTATCACCAGGGCAATGCTCACCAATTAAGCAAGAATCTAGCAACCATATTATTAATCAACCAAGGGAGAAAAAATCAGCAGAAGTGACATTTATAAGCTTCCAAACGTCTAGTTACCGTCAAGTTGTGAAAGAGGAGGAAGATTTTGGCAATCTTAGAGAACTCGATTCTTTTCCTTCTTTCTCTTCCCCATCTTTGAAAGTTGAGAACCGTTTGTTAGAAACTACTAGTACTAATTCTTCTCCTACATATATAAGTACCCCGACAACTGCAGAATCGAACTACAATCTTGAAGGTAGAAGTGGTGAACAGAACATATTCCAAAATACTGCTGATTCTCATGACtctaaaattgatgaaatgacCGTTTCGTCACCAGAAGCCCATCCAATATCCGTTGCAAATGATTCTCCCACGACTCTAGACTCATGTTGGAATTGGGATTTCTTAGTACATTATGGCCCTCCACATTTCCTATGA